One Catharus ustulatus isolate bCatUst1 chromosome 16, bCatUst1.pri.v2, whole genome shotgun sequence genomic window, TTGCATGAGAGTGAGGGGAGTTAATCAAATTAGTAGCAATTACCTGGAAACATTCTGTCCTGGTTTACTTATCTTGACCtaagtttgtttatttgtttgtgtgcCTGAGCAATTTCTTGTAAGCAGATGTATAATTCTACTTAATGCAGCTCTCTCTATTTCGTATTTAGTCagtattactgtatttatcaCAGGGACCAAGAGCAAACCTGATTAGAATGATAAGCAGGACAGACTTCTTGCCTCCCAACCTCCCTCAGCTAAAATCAGCTGATGGTGATGCTTCCTCTCCACAACCCCCACCCTGAAGAAAGTCTGCAGCAAAACAGGATATTTATGAAAAACCCATAACTGAAGAGGTAGTGAAGTGAAAGCGAGAAATACTCCATTTTTCTTGATCAGTTTCTCAAACATCATAATTATTTTACAATTTAATTCAGACAAAGGACACTATAGGCAGGCATAATCACATGCAAGAAGTTATATGTGGATGCTGTTGACTAGCTTTGTGAAATTCATGACTGGAAGGATATTCTTGCTCATGGATCAGGTCACTTAATCTCTTCAGTAAAATAATCCTAATGATTACTATATCACAAGCTAAGCACAGGCTTTTTTCTTGCTCACTTCTATTCAAGACTGCTTCAGACCCTTTGTTGGTTAGAAATCACAATATTATTCTATAGTCAGGCTATGCACAATTGGACCTGTGCTAGTGTtgtacttatttttttccctatcctgacactccttcccttttctccaGCCTCTTCTGAAAGAGAGATCATAATCTCTGgcaaattttgtttgtttttttttttgtttttttttttttttttctattaataacTAACTCAAGCTCTTTTGAGATGGAACATTCCACCCTCTTTTTACCCCAGCTGTAAAGCTCAGTTCAGTGTCTATGCTAGTTAAGTAGTGCAAACACTGttccttcaatatttttttttatttccaagaagCTGTTTTTGTTTATACTGATTAGTGGTCTCTGACTACAAACTCACTCCAAGTTTTCTGGGTTTCAGGTTCTTTGGAGCAGCACTCTCCTTGCAGCGGTGCTGGGCTCATTTGCTGCGTTCAGGTAACAGCAAATAATGCAAACCagaaacatctttttaaaaCACCAAATACTGCTGAATAAAACATATCCTTCATGTTAAATGTTGCCATAAAAACATCAAATCAGAAACTTTTAGTGAAaaagtataatttaaaattaaaactttcacTAGGAGACAATTCAGAGAATGGAATTTTtggtaaaaaagaaagagagtaAGACCAGTACAACCTTGTAGAGATGTAGTGTCCCATATTGTGAAAGATACACTTCAAACATCCTTACATTAGAATTGTGGTAATGACTAGACTCTAGGTATTCTATGTGTCCCAATGAGTGCTTTGACCAGGAAAACACCAGTTATTCTCTCCGTTTTCTGAATATGCAGAAATAATGTTGCTCCAGGAGGCCCCTGAGCTGCAAATGTCTGGAGGCTGAGAATGCTCAGAGATTGACATCTATGCTCTACTGCTACAATTCTCTCTAAGCATGTGGTTTTGACTATAGTAGAaacaggatttggggaaaaaagaacattGGTTCCAACCCACTGTGGCTCTCTGCTGCACTTAAATTGTCATaaaccagattaaaaaaatggaggaagaaagaaagaacaccCACATCTTCTCCCACTCGATAAAATTGCAGGAACTGCCGAtttcctttcaggcagctggtGCTTTAGCACAAAGTACTGTTTACTGCCATGAGAAGAATAGTtcctatagaaaaaaaaattatagctgAGTTGGTGCCCTCTGACAGATTCAGGATCAGCTTTTGGCAGAAGCATGCAGCTAACACCTCAACCCACTGGTAGAAATAATGACAAAACTGCTCTTAACGATTATTCTGTTCTAGATGCTATCTGGGATGGGAGGAGTTGTGTGGCACTTGGGCCTCCAGCTGTGCattgctgctgcactgctctttggtggaggaagagggagaggtaAGAAGAGATTCTGGAACAGAACCACTGTACAAAGACAGGTACATGCCTGTGCTCAATTTTCATTCACAGACCCTTCAGTATGCAGCCCAAGATCTTGTGACTGCCCTTTCCCAGGTCCCAAGAACCAGTATAGCTGGCTGCCAATGCCAAGCCTAGGGGACTGAGCACATACTGGACAAGCTGAGCACCAGAAAAAGTGTAACCACTGCCCAAGGTCCCTGCTCTATGATCTTACACTCATCTCATGCAGTGAAGTGTGTTACAACAGAGTAAGAACGTGATGAGGAAGATCAGATGCAGTGTCAGCAATAGAAGTATTAGCAAGTAATGTGTTTATTTGATGCATTGAGCAAGGCATCATCCAGTGATGCATGAATCCAGTTCTGGTCTCCTTCCTCTACAGAGTTCTCTGGCAGCTTGAGCTGCCTGAATAACTACGTGACTACCGTGAGCTGCATGTGGGTAACAGAGGAGCCCATGGGTGATGGACCTTTCCACCTGCATTTCACCAAGTAAGACCTGCACACCAAGAGCTGTctgtggcagccccagccccctggCATGGACAGGACAGCTTTGAGAAGCAGAGATGGAGCCCAGTTGTGAGCTTTGCTCCCTCCATAGCAGGAGACCTGTGGCACAGCTAGCTCTGCCACCTCATCACCCCAGACCTCAGAAGCTGCTCTCCACTGTGCTCCCACAGCCTCAGGTCAGCAGCAAAGGTCACGTGCATGTGGCTGCATGATCCCCTGTCAGCTCCTCCATCTGTTCAGTGAACCCTTCTGGCAAGCATCTCAGAGCAGAGaacattcccttcccagcctctggTCCCCATGACCTGGGAACTTCCAGAGACCATCCTACATAAAGCTGCCTAATCAGCTtctaataatttctttcctttttgcctAGAAATGAAACACCTAATGATTTAATGCATAAtagcaaatataaaaatacaagtCCAGTTATAAGTTTTAATAAGATGTTTAGAATATTATCTGAATAGTTTTTGCTCTAATAGAAAAAATCAGGTGAATAGTTTGCTAACTGATAGGATAACATGAGATGAATGTGTTTAGGTTATGTAGAAACATTGTGTTGACCACCAAGAACTATTACATGAGGGCAAGCCCCTCTGACATTAGATGCCTCATATTCTGCTATGGTTAAGTGAAAAAATAGGCTAACTCTTATTAATACTGGATTTTAAATCTAGGGAAAGATGGGCAAACTGATAAACTGTGATATCCCAGTTTCCTGTGGGATCACATGCAATGTGAAAAAATTGTTAATAAGTGGCTAAAccacaaaaagacaaaaaaccaacTTCCAACATGTTTTGCTGTCAGTACTAGTTTGTAGTGAAAGAGGACTTAATGTACAGCTTGTTGTTACCTCTGTGCTATGCACTTGTAACCAACTGTCCATTCACTCCTTCCCCCTACCTACCTCCTTTCCTGCAGTGATAGCAGCTCTCTCACTttcagagggaggagggaacaGCCACTGGATGCTATGTGCAACTCCTGTGAGACCTCTTGCTCTCAGCAGTAAGGTTATAAAGATGTCTTCTTCCTCCCTATCCAGCCCTGCCATCCATCTCTCTTTCAGATTGCTGGTTTGCTTACTGTCTGCACCAAAGGGATTCATGCTCTTCCAGAGTGTGGTGGTCTTCCACAAATTGAAAAACAATTGTATGACTTAAAAGAAACTTTCAGCCTTTTTATTCTTCTAGCCTCTGGTCAAAGGGCCACAATGCCAGCTGCAAACTGACTGCCACAGAGAGCATGCAGAATCAGTACCACTGCAAAATTCATTTAGCCAGTCAGATCTTGGATACAGATGGTTACAGAGTCTCTCTGCAAGGAAACTTCTTTGGACGTAATCACACATACACAGCCTTTCCAGAGTACAATCCCCGCAAGCACAGTAAGTATGAATCAGGACAGCTGTGAGCTgaggctctgcccagcagcttCAGGATAGGTCTGATATGCTGCCTAACAAAGCATGTCTCAGAGGTGGCAAGGGAAAACAATGAAAACGATCAAGACTGCCCATCCCCAGGGGGTGCACTGTGTGAACTACACCAGTAAGGATGCAGTTGCTGAGTCTCTGCATCCTGAGTTTTCCTGGACTTCAGAGGGGCTGGCGCTGGAGTACCATTCAACAATACTTCTCATCTGCATCATGTTTTCTTGTGCCCTGGGTAATTTGCAATTGGATTGTTTcgattatttgtttgttttgttgttttattcttctctaAGAAATTATGTCATGAGGAGTCATGGATTTAACTGGAATATCCCATGGCCTGGTACAAGATACTAATGCTCAAAACTTATCCACATCCGTGGTATGTTGTAAGAGCAGAATGGGATATCCAGAGTGGTTCTTTGCTTGCAAGATCAACCTTAGGGACTACTGGAGTTATCATTAATTAATGTCAGATCTGTAGCTATTCTGATGCTGTAAGCTAACTACTGCTAGTGTTAGTATCCCTCTTTAGGACCCAGTTTTATCTTCCATTACTTCAGTCCTCTAATATCACGCATATTCTTTTGTGGTGTTCCAAAGACTGTGGAAAAACACTCCACCTCCTCTATTTGCAGTAAAACTTGATCCACCTTTGAACATCCAGACCAATGCTACTGCCAGCAAGTGCCAGATATGGTGGAGTGTGTGGAATGTGCCTTGGTACCTCACTGAAATTCTCCAATATGAGTTGCAGTATAAGGAGTACAGCATGTCTTGGGAGGTAACAGTGATCCTGCCTTGCTCTTTGGGTACAAGGGCCTTGCCActcagctcagggctctctAGCTGACTTAAGCTGGCCTTTCTGGTTTCCCATATTAAGGCTGAGAGATTTTCCGTATAACAATACTGAAGTTCAATAACTTTTATTCTCATGATCACTGCATCCATCATCATTCAGGCCCTCTTCTTGCATCTAAgacaagaaaatctgaaaaagggaaaaatcagcaaaaaaagagtatttaaaaGATCATCCTTTTGCCCAGTGTCATCAACAGCAATGCTTTGTAATACTTTGCAGGTTGCATGGAACAAGACACTACCCAGTTCACTGCCTCAGGTAGAAATTGAAGCCACAGAGCTCCGCAGTGGCATTGCTTATGCTGCAAGGGTTCGCTGCAAAgtttctgaaaatgagaattcATACCACAGTCAGTGGAGTGAGTGGAGCCAGACAACAATGCTTCAAAGAGCAGGTAGAAAGAATGTTGTTTGCAtcttatttcatttcttttttatgcccatattaaaaaaaaaaaagatacatgGTAAAATGAAGGCTTTTATTTACAGTGCTTTGTTATTTGGGGCTCTATCTTGACTTCCAGACTTTCTGTTAAAAAGTTTCGTGCTAATTCTTTTCCTAGATGTCCCAGAAGTCTCTGAAAAGATTCTAAATACCAAAACTATGCAATACTTATTCATTCCTCTGAGTTTTGGCACTCTACTCTATTTGTTCTGGAACTGCAAGCTTTCCTCAAGGTATGTGATTTTCATTAAGCTCCCCTTCATCTTTATGGCCTGAAAAGGGTAAATCAAGAGTTGCTAAatcctctttccttcctgcttctgctgcacaGACTCAGTCATTTCCAAAATGTCTTTTGACAATCTTGAAATGTGACATGTTCCTCAGCCAATGATAGTTAATGACCCACTATACAGTCCTTAAGGAGACCAAAGTACCTTGAGGACTCCTAAATTCAGCTAAAGCCCAAGGATGATAATATCTTGGAGTTAAAGAAATTTAAgcaaatggaaatatttgatGTTTCATGTAGATAAATTAAAAGTGCAAGTACACAGCAACCCATAAAGGTGGTTAAACTGATGTCAATGCTAAGTCATGTGTAATATTCCTGGCAGGAGTCAGTAGGTAAAATACCAACATAGGCAAACGAAACTGACTCATTCATTTGAGATCAACTTGTAcagagaaaaaagtgttttcagaaCCTTGGTTCAACCATCTTCTGCAATTTTTTATGCCGGCAGAGCATAGGTTAATCTCCTAcctctttctcttttgcctTGACATACATTGCTATGCTCCATATATACATCATTCTTAGAGAAACAGGATACGTGATGTCCacatgttaaaatatttttataggaTAGACTCCAATAAAGGGGCAAGGATGTCTGGCAGAATTTCTCTGTTTAAATGTAATGAAACTAGAACTCTTTAACTTTCAGAAACAGTGGTTTAGATCAAGTAAGCTGATAAACAAATGTTTAAATAGCTCGGTGCATTTAATGAGTAATAGACCAGTATATAAACTTTGTGATACATTCTCAAGAAGCCTATGAGACTGTGCTTCAGGTTAGAAACATTAAATGCATGCACAGGtggcagaaaaataattgcatggAAAGTCAGAAATTACGATGAGTGGGCTTCTTGTCCAATCTTACTAACGTAGGTGTGGGGAGGTTCACCTAACCAGTATCATGGagacagaacacagaaaaactcTCAGTTTTTATTAAGTGTTGTCTTCTCACTTTAGGGCAAAAAGCCTTGCCTGCTTTAACATTCCCACACCAGCTGCTTTCTTTCAGCCACTCTATAGTTTGCACAATGGGAATTTTAAggtaagaaataaatttcatttctttattatGACCCTCTGTTCATAacaggaggatttttttcctaggatTAATAATTCTAGCTCCTGAGCAGAGTTACTAACATGTGGTTTGGATCTTCCTGAAAATTTATagtttctcattttcctgcttccaCACACTAGCTAACCACCAGAgcctctgggcagcctcttgCTCCTTAGAAGTGGAATTCTTCCTGTGGCTCCCAGACCAAATGTAAAAGGTGCACCTTTTCAAAACCAAAGCAATACCAACAGCTTGCATTATATTGTGGTGGTGTAATCTTGTAAAACTTCTCGTAAAATTTGGTGAAATTAGCTGGTAGGTTTTTCACCCTGTTATTCTACTTTGCCTGTTGGATTTGCACTAAACATCTGGACTGTCGTGCCAAAGCCATAAAGAAAGGTTATTTTGGAATATGTATGCAAAATGACCCCAACTTATTGATGCTTTCATTAGGACTGGGTTGGACCGAATGAGGCTTGTAGCCAAGTTGAAAGAGAAGAGGCCAGCAACTCAAGCAAAGTGAATGCAGATAGAGTTTCTGATCTAAACACCCAAGAACTGATTTCCCAAGCCTCATTGAAACCTACAGGACGCACAGATATGGttactgcagaagaaaactttGCATTTGCCTCAGGTCCAAGCCAGCAGTATGTCCCCAGCAGGTATataaaagcagaagagataGAGTTGTGGCCAGGACTCTTGTTTGCACCAAACCATGCTGGTGATACCACTGGCCTGAAAATCTCTGAAACAATTAAAGACAACCTTGAGAGCCCTAGTGTTGGAAGGAATTATCCCTCTCACTCACAGTATGGAAAGGGTGACTTTCTTAGGCTTCAAGAATCTTTGGGAATAGCAGATGTGTCCTTCGGTGGTAGTGACTATTGTACTTTGTGTGACAATGATACCACAGGAGGTTTGATTTCTGCTGAACTAGTGAAGCTTTCTAATGGCAATAGTCATGTTAAGCATCAGAAAGATCAGTGACTTTCCCTGAGGAGCACTGCCTACAAAGTTCCTTGTGTTCTCCTATCACCTCCCAACTGTTGCAGACAGTTTCAATCATGtatcattttaaaatacatcctCAGCTTCTGTACTTCAGAAGAAGATTGTGAGTCAGTCCCCTGTCTAGCAAATACTACCCCTACAGGCATGACAAACCCTGACCCTGGCAACATCTACGGACCCAGAGACTATGCCCTTCCCTAAATGAACCTCCTGGCTGCAGATCTAGTAACCCTCTTGTGgaagaaggcagcagcagaccTGCTGTTTTCCTCAGGAAGAACTATTAGTGTGCCTCTTGGAAACAGCAGCATTTGAAAGTAATGAACCATGATTTAAACTCCATCACTTTGTAAGAACTATGCATGACTTTTCATAAAATCATGAGAAACTATTTTTGCTTAAGAAAGTAATTATGCTTCTTAACATATTGATGAATTAAAGCAATTCCTGATTTTATCAGAATTTGTAATTGCTCTATTTAAAGATAATCAGACAGTAGGCCTTGTTCTTTATTATCTTGAACGGCtgtaactttttattttgcGATAACTAAGCCTCATGTACTGCtttaacaaaaatttatttcaaggTCAAGTGCTGGACTAATCTAATGGAAAAGGTGAGAAATAAGAACAGTACAAATGACCTTTGCTTAATTACAGAACAGGCTAGGCCCACTGCCACTCCAGGCCTTCTGTTATTTCTCCACAATTGATGAGTCCAGGTACAGCCTTTCTGAGCTGAATCTCTGGAAGTTTACTTTGTGCTCTAGACACAGAAAATCCTATACAGGATTAATAATCTATCAAGCAGATTTCTGGAGTCTTAGTTGCATCTCTCAGATTTAATGGGCTCAAAAGTTTTAGCAAGCATACTGAGATATGTAGCTGACACATCTATATACACAGTCACATACATTAATTCCCTCCTCTTTGGAGTACTTCCCTTGTCTCTCTGGTTGCAGCACAGACTAGTTTTGACAAGGCAAAGATTTCATTTAGAAGAAATAAAGTAGGTCGAGATATCATTCCCAAAAAGTGTGCTAAGCCAGAGAACTGTTGTGAGCAGTTTTTATctgtgagaaaaacagaaatagaaagagGAGTTAACATCCGATTAGTGTGACAGCCGCAGGAGGTGatagcagtaattttttttcagcgCTGTAAGCAAAGGGCTTTTCTGACATCTGAAAAAATATCCCTTTTCTGGTCCTTGGTGTTTTTTAACTTACCAAAACTGTATTCAAGGGTGCTTCTATTACTCTGCCACCATCTAATGGCAAGCGAAGAACGTGATGTTGATGTCATTAAGAGTTGCTGTAATTTCCCCAGGATGAGAAAATCAGTAAAACAATGCCACATACTTGGAGGATTTTGGTGATCCCAAACTTTTAGCTCCCATAGTTAGTCCGATGTAGTGTAGTGTCCCAGTTTTCAAATCTTCAGAATCTGAGGGATGCTTTCTGAAATTGTCAGATCAATTGTATCTGAAATCCATCAGATCTTGACAGCCCTTTCTTATAAACATGTCtgcacagaaatttaaaaattttcatttccccGCTCCCCCGGGCAGTGTCCCCGCTCTCAGGGCAGTGTCCCCGTTCCCCCGGGCAGTGTCCCCgctcccagggcagtgtccccgcTCCCCCGGCACTGTCCCCGTTCCCCCGGGCAGTGTCCCCgctcccagggcagtgtccccgctcccccgggcagtgtccccgctcccccgggcactgtccccgctcccccggGCAGTGTCCCCGCTCTCAGGGCAATGTCCCCGCTCTCAGGGCAGTGTCCCCGCTCCCCCGGGCAGTGTCCCCgctcccagggcagtgtccccgcTCTCAGGGCActgtccccgctcccccggcactgtccccgctcccccgggcggtgtccccgctcccccggcactgtccccgctcccccggGCAGTGTCCCCGCTCTCAGGGCAATGTCCCCGCTCTCAGGGCAGTGTCCCCGCTCCCCCGGGCAGTGTCCCCGCTCTCAGGGCAGTGTCCCCGCTCCCCCGGGCAGTGTCCCCgctcccagggcagtgtccccgcTCCCCCGGGCAGTGTCCCCGCTCTCAGGGCAGTGTCCCCGCTCCCCcgggcactgtccctgctcccccGGGCAGTGTCCCCGTTCCCCCGGGCAGTGTCCCCGCTCTCAGGGCActgtccccgctcccccggGCACTGTCCCCGctcccctgggcagtgtccccgtTCCCCCGGGCActgtccccgctcccccggGCAGTGTCCCCGCTCCCAGGGCATTGTCCCCGCTCCCCCGGGCAGTGTCCCCGCTCCCCCGGGCAGTGTCCCCGCTCCCCCGGGCAGTGTCCCCGCTCTCAGGGCAGTGTCCCCGCTCCCCCGGGCAGTGTCCCCgctcccagggcagtgtccccgctctcagggcagtgtccccgctcccccggcactgtccccgctcccccggGCAGTGTCCCCGCTCCCCCGGGCAGTGTCCCCGCTCTCAAGGCActgtccccgctcccccgggcagtgtcccc contains:
- the LOC117003639 gene encoding interleukin-9 receptor-like, which codes for MLSGMGGVVWHLGLQLCIAAALLFGGGRGREFSGSLSCLNNYVTTVSCMWVTEEPMGDGPFHLHFTNLWSKGHNASCKLTATESMQNQYHCKIHLASQILDTDGYRVSLQGNFFGRNHTYTAFPEYNPRKHIKLDPPLNIQTNATASKCQIWWSVWNVPWYLTEILQYELQYKEYSMSWEVAWNKTLPSSLPQVEIEATELRSGIAYAARVRCKVSENENSYHSQWSEWSQTTMLQRADVPEVSEKILNTKTMQYLFIPLSFGTLLYLFWNCKLSSRAKSLACFNIPTPAAFFQPLYSLHNGNFKDWVGPNEACSQVEREEASNSSKVNADRVSDLNTQELISQASLKPTGRTDMVTAEENFAFASGPSQQYVPSRYIKAEEIELWPGLLFAPNHAGDTTGLKISETIKDNLESPSVGRNYPSHSQYGKGDFLRLQESLGIADVSFGGSDYCTLCDNDTTGGLISAELVKLSNGNSHVKHQKDQ